The DNA segment TCACTTGATGTCGATGCCAGGCTGGAGCAGCTTGGCTGGGAAGACCGCTTTGGCAGTCTGTGCCATTTTATCCTCGAGCAACGGGTGGTACGTCCAGACCGGCCTGACAGCCTGCTGGAGATCGAGGATGCAGCCGCCGGGCGCTTTCAGAGCCGGCTGTCGGATGAGGACTGGCTGCCGTTGTGGTATGCGGCCCGCACCCTGGCTGAACAGTGGTTCGCCGGCGCCGCAGCGGGTGAGCTGGGGATCCAGCCCGGCCGTGCCCTGCCGCACGGGGTGTACCGGTGCGGTGTGTTTCCTGAGCTGCAGGCTGAACGGGAGTTTCTGCTGCCGCTGGAGGTAGATGGTCGCTGCTGTCGGGTCCGCGGGATTATGGATATAACCCTGGAGTACCAGGATCGGGCCCTGGTGCTTGACTACAAGACCGATCGCCAGTGGGACCCGCTCCAGCATCAGGTACAGCTGTGGATCTACCGTGCAGCGCTGCAGGGGATAACCGGTAAAGCTGCCTCGGCATATGTTGCGTCGCTGCGGTCGGGACAGCTGCAGTACCTGCAGGATGCCTGATCGGCACGGGATTACAGACTCAACAGGGCTACCCCGACCAGGGCCAGCAGCAGGCCGGTAATCCGGTTGGCAGTCAGAACCTCGCCCAGCAGAACGCGGCCAAGGATAACGGTTGGGCCAGGGGCCAGGGAGGACACCACCGACACCACCGGCAGCAGTTCCAGCTGTGCCGACAGCACAAAGGTGATGTTGGCTGCGGTGTCAAAGCTGCCGGCAACCGCGACCGCCGGCATGCTTTCACGGGCAATCCGGATCCGTTCACGACGCAGGCGGATCCAGCTCAGTACCATCAGTACCGATGCGGCCCGGGAGGCCGCGATCGGCCAGAAACCGGCTGCTGGTGAGGGGCGCGATATCAGAATAAAAAACGCCCCGAAAGCGATGCCAGCGACCAGCCCGCACTTGAGCGATTCCGCCATGCGCACCGGATCCGGACGGGAGCCGGGTTCATAGGCCAGCAGAAAGATCGCCGGTATGCTTACCGCAATACCTGACCAGCCAAGCAGCCCCGGGGCTTCACCCAGCAGAACCCCGCCGATTACCGGAACCGCGGCGCCGGTAACGGCGGCCAGAGGGGCGGTTACCGCGACAAATCCGCGGGCGATACCGCGATACAGGTATCCCAGGCCGATCGCCCCGGTCATGCCGGCCAATGCCCCCCACAGCAGATCGCCGGCGGTGACCCGGTCCCAGCCAAGCAGGGGGGCGGCGACCAATGCGATGACCAGGCCAAGGATCTGCGAGGTAACCAGTACCGCCGCAGTCGGGCTTTTTCGGGTAGCCAGCCCGCCGGAGAAGTCGGCAGTTCCGTAGAGAACGGCAGAGAGTGCCGCGAACATGATTCCCATGGGTATTCCTTACTGACTGACGCCAGTTTTGTTGTTCGGGGCCTCAGGGGGCTGCTGTCGCTGTCTCAGGGGGCAAACAACAAAACTGGCGTCACTAACTGTTTTTCCTGTGCAGCTGCTACTCTTCAACGGCTATTCTGAGGCTGCTGCCGGCAGCAGAAGCTGCAGGGCTTGCCATGCCTGGAGAATGCGGTCCAGCTGTTCTGCCACTATAGCCTGATCCGGCGGCCCGGCGTCAATCGCATCCTCAAGCCGGGCGGCCTCCTCGGCAAGACGCTCGAAACAGAGGTTGCCAGCGGTGCCGCGGATCGCGTGGGCCTGCTGCCGGACCTCGTCCAGCCTGCCCTGGCTACAGGCATCCTGCAGCAGTGTTACACGCTTCCGGAAATTTTCCCGGGCCCCGGTAGTAAGGCGGGCAAACAGGGCATGATCGTAGTTGATTTTTTCCAGCAGCAGCTCTTTGTCAAACACTGGTGTCTCGGATGCCGGGCTGTCTTTCAGATAATGTGCCAGTTTTTCCTGCAGCATCCTCTGGCTGACGGGTTTGCCCAGGAAATCGTCCATGCCTGCCGCAAGACACCGGGCGCGCTGATCGGTATGGGCCCCGGCGGTAAGGGCGATGATCGGGGTGTAGCTCCCGCGCTCTTTTTCCAGCTGTCGTATCTCGCGGGCAGCCTGAATACCGTCCATCTCCGGCATCTGGATATCCATCAGGATCAGCGAGATATCACCGGAATTCCGGATAGTCTCCAGGGCCTGGATGCCGTTGTGGGCCTCCAGTATACGCAGCCCGGGGGCTGCCTTGTGCAGCATTGCCCGTACCAGGGTCATGTTCAGCGATACGTCCTCCACCACCAGGATGGTGCCGGCAGGGGCGGTTTCTGTCTTGGCTGGCTGGTCCGGTGGGGCTGTGGTTTCTGGCGAGGTGAACAGACGCAGCATGCAGCTTCGCAGTTCGGTTGGCTTGACTGGCTTGGGCAGCAGCCCGCCCGCTCCGGGCCGGGGAGCCTGGCTGTGGATCTGTTCGTCCTCGGCAGCGTCGTACATCAGTACAATTTTTGTCTGCTGCAGCCTGTCCTGTCGGCAGGTGCGTTGCAGCAGCTGCAGGGTTTCAAGGCCGGACAGTCCGGGCATGCGGCTGTCGATAAACAGCAGGCTGCAGCCCTCGGAGGAGTTCACCAGGCTTACCGCCTGCATCCCGTCGCTGCAGTGATCGGCCGGTAATCCCAGATCCTCGAGCTGCTGCTTCAGCAGCGCGGCGGCGGTGGGGTTATCATCGATTATCAGAACCCGTGGCGGGCAGGACGATACTGCCAGTTTCAGCTGCTCGGCGTCGCGTGACCATGCGGCTGCTGCTGAATGCAGCCGGAAGGCTGGCACACACACGGTACAGGTAAAGGTTGTGCCGTGCCCCGGTTCACTCTCGAAGCCGATGCTGCCTCCCATTTTTTCGGCCAGAATGCTGCTGATAATCAAACCCAGGCCGGTGCCGCCAAACTTGCGGGTAGTGGAGGTGTCTGCCTGCGAGAATGCCTGGAATAATTTGTGCTGCTGATCCGGTCGAATCCCGATCCCGGTGTCACGAACCTGTAGCTCAAGCACACCGGCGGCATCTCCCTGTTCGGCTGCAGTGCAGGTTTCGGGCAGAAACCTGGCGACGAGCTCCACCTCGCCGTGTTCGGTAAACTTTACTGCGTTGCTTAAAAGATTGATGAGGATCTGCTTGAGGCGGGTGGGATCGACCACCACCTCGGCCGGCAGATCCCGGGGAACATTCAGCAGGAGTTCCAGCCCCTTGCTCGCCGCCTGGTACTGTATGATATCTATCGCGTTCTCCAGCAGCGGCAGCAGTTCACTGCGCACTAACTCCAGCTCCAGCTTGCCTGACTCGATCTTTGACAGATCCAGGATGTCGCTGATTATGTCCAGCAAGGCGTGTGCCGACACCTTGGAGTTGTGCACATACTGCCGCTGCAGCTGGCTGAGCGGGGTGCCTTCCAGCAGCTCGGTGAACCCGATTACCCCGTTCAGGGGGGTGCGTATCTCGTGGCTCATGTTGGCCAGAAACTCGGATTTTGCCTGGTTGGCCGATTCGGCCTGTTCCTTGGCAAGGATCAGCTGCTGCTCTGCATCCACTTTTTGCTGGGCGTCGGAAAGAATGTTGGCCAGCACCTGCATCAGCGCAATGTCCTGTTCCTGCCATGTCCGGGTACGACCGGTGAGCTCGAATGCCAGAAAACCCAGTATCCCGTCGGTGCCGGTTACCGGGACCGCGAGCAAGGAGGTGACCTGGCGCTGCTGCAGGGCGGCCCTGGCATACCCCACCGGCAGAGCGTCGGTGTCGGGGATATGGATCATGTCATGGCTGTCCAGCAGCTGGCTCCACCAGTGTGGCCAGTCAGTTGACAGCTGATGCAGAGATCCCTGCCCGGATTCGGTTCCGTGGGCAGACCACTCATGGACTGCCCTGATCGGCTGCTGAACCCCGTCGATGAACAGGACATAGCTGCGATCAGCGTCAAAAAACCTCCCGGTTTGCTGCAGCATGCCGGCAATGCATTTCTGGATGCTGGCGGCATCAGCACCGATAAACTCGGTTGAAACATCGGTGATCAGAGACTGGAACTGATTCACATAGAACAGTGATTCCTCGATTTCCTGCTGATGAGAGATGTCAAAGATGTACCCGTCGATGTAGCGAACCCCGCCATCCGGGGTGAAAAATCCTCGCCCCTGATCCAGTACCCAGCGAACACCTCCGTCCCGGTGCAGTATCCGGTACCGGACAGAATGGGATGCCTTGCGGTGCAGGGTTTCCTGAATTGTCTGGCGAACCATCGCAATGTCATCCGGATGTATGATTGAGCTGAAGGCTCGAACCGAACTCTGCAGAAACTCCTCGGCCGGATATCCGGTCAGGGATTCCGCCCCCTCACTGATAAACTGCATGGTGGAATCCGCATCGGTAAGGCAGCGATAGATAACCCCCGGGATGTTGGCTACCAGCGAGCGATAGCGATTCTCGCTGTCCTCCAGGCGCTGCTCGGCAGCACGCCGCAGGCTGATGTCCCGGGAGGATCCGATAATATACCTGGCAGCGTTATCGCTGCGGTCGAGTGTCAGGGTTGTCTGCCAGTGGGTGGTCCCCCGCGGCAGGTTCAGGATCTCCTCGTACGAGATGGTACCTTCCGATGTCAGGCAGCGTTGAAAGTTATCCTCCATCTGCGTGCCGGCTTCGTTGCCCAGTAACTCCCGGGGTGTCCTGCCCTGAACATCGTGCTGGCCAAGGCCAGTGGCGTACTGGTACGCACGGTTAATCCGGACGAATCGGAACTTCCCGTCGGGATGAATCCGGATCAGGAACAGGGCATCCTGGGTGCTGTCGAAAACCGAGCCATATTCGCGCTGCAGCCGTTCCAGATTCTGTTCGGCGCGTTTGGCTGCGGTTATGTCGGTGTACACTGCCGCGACATGCCCGGCCTCCGGCGAGTAGAGCTGTACCCTGAACCAGTGACTATCCCCGGCATGGCAGAACTCATAGCTCTCAGCGCCTTCATGTGTCAGCACGGTGCTGCAGCGATCAAACCATGCCCGGTCTCCGCCTCCCCAATCCCCGGGTGCGAGACTGCGGATCGGCTTGCCGATCAGGTTGCCCTTGCCGACCATCTGCTCGAACACCGGGTTTGCTGTCCGGAATACCCCGTCATGGATCCTGTCGTTCGCGTCGCGCAAGACCCGGATACAGGCATACCCGAACGGTGCATGTGTGAGGGCTGGGTGCTCGGCTGCAGTTGGCATGATTCGGATACTCCTGCATACAGTTTCGGCGCTGGGTCAGGTTGAGTCAAGGACGCCGTTCGTCTGCTGCCGCACACAACAATCACGACTTCAATAAAAAAGCCCGTCGCATGATGCGACGGGCTGTCCGAAAACCTAAGGATGAAGGTTTACTGGGCCAGGTAGGCGCGCAGCATCCAGCTGTTTTTTTCGTAGGTCTCGATGCTGGCGGTCAGCATGTCGGCGGTGCCGGGATCACTGTTGTCCTCGGCTACCTCGATGCTTTCCCGCAGCAGCTTGATAATGTACTCGAAGTCTGCCAGGACCGACTTGGCACTGTCCGGGCCGTTAATCGGGGTGCTGGGGGCCTCGGCAACCTTGGTGGTGGCCAGAAAATCCTTTAATGAAGCCAGCGGGCGCTGTCCCAGCGAGAGTACCCGCTCGGCAACCTCATCGATCTGCTCGGCCAGAAAGTCGTAGAACTCTTCGTATTTCTCGTGCAGGGTAAAGAAGCTTGCGCCGATAAGATTCCAGTGGTAGTTCTGTACCTTGGCATGCAGGGTGCGCAGGTCAGCCAGGTACTGATTCAGTGCCTTGGCTACAGCGGCGGTTTCCTTGTTTTCCAGTCCAATATCCATATATTACTCCTTATTGGTGGTGATTGTGTTGGTAAGATACGCAGAAAGCTCCGTGCTCGTCAAATCACCAGGGCTGGCGGCTTTCTAACGGTTGATCAATTCCTGGTACACCAGCAGCATGCCGTCGGCTTCGGTATCCAGAATGCGCATGACCTCGCTGTCGGCAGTAAATTCTTCATCACCACGGATAGCGGTCAGCACCCCGGAGGCCGCAGCGACATCACCCGTTCTGAGGTAATACAGGAACCGGTTCAGTTGTACGACTGCCCGGAAACTGGTCTCGAGATCTGTCCGGCGGCTTAATCCGTTCAACAGCCCGTAGGCGTTGTCCAGGTTGTCCTGGCGTTCGTCATGGATCCAGGCCTCGGCGACGGCCAGAACCTCGGCCGGGTCATCCTGCATGGGGTCCGGGTCGGCTGCTGCCAGTTCCGGGTCGTGCAGTCGCTGTGCCGGTATCAGTTCATGCTGCGGGGAGATGACAAAGATAAACGATACATTCTGATGCAGATTGCCGAAAAACCCCTCCTGCGGGTCTATCCGTCCGGTACGTTCGTCAATAAACAGGTTGGTCTGGACCACCAGCAGGCCCTCGGCCTGGATAGTTGCATCAGCTCCCGGCTGCAGCGCACGCAGCTGGAAGATAAGCGGGTCACCATTCTGGAAATACTGCGGTATGGCCACCTCGCGGTATACCGCCTCGGTTTCTGCCGGGTATCCCCGAAAGAGGTGATCGGCCAGTGCCAGGCGGTGTTCCGGGCGCAGCGCCGGGTTAAGCCCGGTATTTGACAACAGCCCGTTCAGGGCAAAGACTACGCTGTAGGGAGCAAACTCAAGGGTCTCTGTAGGGGTAAGGGCATCGTAGGTAAAAAAACCATACTCGTCCTGACTGATGTCCTGATCGGCGTCTGCTGGATCCTGAGCATTGGCTGAAAGCGGCAGCTCGGTGTCGGCGTCGTCCGGAAGTGCGGCGGCGTCTGCGGGGTCAGCCCCAGGGCTTGAGGCGCAGCCGACAAACAGGGTAAGCACGACAAACAGAGCGAGCACGACAAACAGGGCGGGAGCCGACAGCGGGTGCGGGATCCGGCGCTTTCCTCTGATGGAACCGGTAGTTTTCTGTATCTGCATACTGCAGAGTATCCCCGCAGGTAAAAAACTGCAATGGCTGTGGATGCGGCAATTCCGACAGTTGTCTCGCCCGGTCGGAAAGCGTACATTAGCCGTATGAGAGAGCATATGGAAGCGATCGTGCGTGAGGCCGGGACGATCGCCCTTAAGTATCATGGCGGCCTGACCAAAACGGATATCGATTTTAAAAGCGAAGCGGATCTGGTAACCCGCGCGGATCGTGAGGTTGAGGATTTTATCGCCTCACAGCTGCGGGCTGCGTATCCCTGGGTGCATTTTGTCGGGGAGGAGACTGCTGCCGAGATGGACTACCGCAGCGGCGAGGCCTTCGTGCTGGATCCGATCGATGGAACCACCAACTATGTGCACGGACTGCCGTATTTCGCCATCAGCCTGGCATATCTGCGCGATGGCGTGCCTCAGGCTGCGGTGGTCTATGCCCCGGCCCTTGATGCATTGTACTCGGCCGAATCCGGACAGGGTGCCTTGCTGAACAACGAGCCGATTCGGGCCTCGCAGAACGATGATCCCGGACACAGTCTGGCGGTAACCGGGTTCGTAAACCTGCGGTCCAGGGTGCAACCGGACAATCTGGCGGCTTTCGGGCATGTAGCCTACCAGGTGCGCTCGGTTCTGCGTCTCGGATCGGCGGCGGTAGATCTGTGTTATGTTGCTGACGGCAAGATGGACTTCTTCTGGGAACATGGCCTGAATGTATGGGATGTTGCCGCCGGTGCGCTGATTGTACAGGAGGCCGGGGGTGTGGTTACCGGTATGGATGGCGGTCCGGATTATCTGAGCGGGCGCTGCGGAATACTTGCCGGCGGACCGAATATCCATGGTAGGGCCGTCCGTCTGCTCAAGGAGGCAGAGAATGCATGATCATACCAGGGCCGGGCAGGAATGGATCAGCTGGAACGGGAATGTACGGCACCGCTACGCCCGCATGCATCAACCTGCCAGCGAGAGTGAGCTGGTGGATGCGGTTCGCGACAGCTCGGTGGTACGGCCGTTTGGCAACAAGCAGTCATCGGCAGACATCGCTGCCGGAACCCCTGACCTGGTCTCGCTGGATCGCTATGACCGGATTGTGGCGATAGATCACGAGCGACGCGAGATAACCGCCGAGAGCGGAATCCGCCTGGCCGATCTGCTGCGAAGGATTGATGAACTGGGCTGGAGCCTGTCGGCCCTGCCGGATATCGATACCATCACCCTTGGTGGGGCGATTGCCACCGCCACCCATGGCACTGCCGCTGCCGGCCGCATCCTTTCGGATCACATGGTACGCTGTCGGCTGGTTACCGCTGACGGAACGGTTCGCGAGTTCACCGAGGATGATCCCGAAATGCCGGCCCTGCGGGTGTCGCTGGGGGTTCTCGGGGTGTTCTCCACCATTACCCTGCGGTGTGATCTGCCGTTTCATCTGGCACTGACCGAGCGTCCGGTGCGTGATCGCGACTGGTCGCAGATGATTCCGCACCTGCTGGACCGCCACCCCTTTGTCCGGGTGCTGTACCTGCCGCACACCGGTTACGGGTATCTGATTACCGGTGATCGCAGCGATACCCCTCCCCGCGGGCGTACCGCCCCCTGGTGGGTCAAGTACCGCCGGGCAGTATCTGCAAGGCTGTATCGGCGCACCGTGCGTCACCCGAAGTTTACGGTTTTTGCCAATCGACTCATCAAGCGCCTGTTCTTCAGCCATACCCAGACCGGGTTCGGCACACTGTACGAGGCTACCGTTACCAAGTCCCGCGGCTCAACCCTGGAGCTGGCAGAGTGGAGCGTGGCACTGGAGGATTTTCCGGCGTTGTTTGCCGAGCTGTCGGCTGCCCTGAACGACCGCAAAAATCCTGCCTTTGCTCATATCCCCATGGATGTGCGCTTCCTGCAGGCCGATACCAGCTGGCTGAGTTATGCATACCAGCGTGACTGCGTTACTGTAGGGTGTGTCACGCGAACCCCGGAGCACGCCGACGAATATGCTGCCTTCGAGGTGGTGGAGGATATCTTTCGCCGACATGGCGGGCGTCCTCACTGGGCCAAGCGCCATCGGATGCGGGGAGAGGATTTTGCAGCGGTGTACCCGCGCTGGGCTGATTTCTGCAGCCTGCGCCGCCGCATGGACCCGCACGGCAAGTTTCTTAACCCGTATCTGCGGCGTCTGTTTGGCGAGGAGTCTTCGTTTGATGCACCGTCCTGATCCTGTCGCGGGCTGTCTGTTTGATTTTGACGGGGTGCTGGTAGACAGCTTCCTGCTGCATGCCGAGGGCTGGCGTCGCAGTTACGAGGCCGTGCTGCAGCTGCCGTTTCCCCGACTGCCCGCCGAAGAGCTGACCGGTCGCAGTTCCCCACAGATTGCCCGTGATCTTGCCGCGCTTGGCGGTGCGCCGGATATGGCGGAGCACATCTACCGGTACAAGACCGGCTTGATGAGTGATGGCAGCCTGGTCCCGCCGCTGCGTCCTGGTGCGCGGGAGGTGCTCGCCTGGTGTCGTGACACGGGCGTCCCGTTCGGGATCGGCAGCAATGCCCCGGGCGCTTATCTGCGAACGGTGCTGGCCGAGCACCGCCTGGAGGTCCCGGTGGTGCTGGGTTTTGATGATGTCGACAGACCTAAACCCTATCCTGATCTGTACCTGGCTGCGGCAGCAGCAGCCGGGGTTCCTGCCGGGCAGAGGTCATCCGTACTGGTTTTCGAGGACAGCCCGCCGGGCATTACAGCGGCGGTCAAGGCAGGCATGTACCCGGTCGGGATCCTGGCGCGAATCCCGGAGGAGGTGCTGCGGCGCTGCGGGGCCAGGGAATGGTATGACTCCCTGGCTGACTGGCTCGACGCGGCCAGGTGAGTGCCCGCCACACTATGGCGGGTTGCTACATGCGTCGTGAAACCCCGATGTAGAATTCGGTGCGGAGTATATCAACCTCGGGATTGCTGGTTATCATGCCGGCGATCATGAGCCCCATTTCCAGGGCTGAGCGCTCGGAGAAATTCACCGATACCCCGGGGCCAGCCATCAGCCCGAAACCGAATACCAGACCGTCCTCGGTCTCCACAGGCAAGGTCTCCTCTGCCAGCCACTCGACCGGGCCGATAGCAACCGCCGGGCCAAGATTCAAAAACAGTTCGACTGCCCACAGCCTGACCTGCGGGCGCAGCAGCGTTGCCAGTTCCAGGCTGTAGTAGGTGTAGATCCGGCTTTCGATTTCCTCCGCGATAAAATCGAGCTCGTTACGCCCAAGCACCAGGTCGGTCTGAAAACCCAGGAACCGGAATACATCAAATGTCAGGCGGCCGCGCAGGGTAAATGATTTATACTCACGGTTATATGGCTGGTCGGGCTCTTCGATCTCGATTGGCACCGATACCCCCAGCCCGGCCCCGATCCTGGTGCGTCGGTTCGGTTCGGTGTCGGCTTCAGGCGCTTCCGGTTCTTCCGGGGGAGCGGTGGCCGCGCGGGCACGGCGATCCTGGTCGAAGCGGGAGCGCAGTTCCTGGTAGCGATCGCGTTGTGCTGCCAGGTCGGTGGAGTAGGAAACGTCGGCCAGCAGGAACTCCAGGCGTTCAAACAGGCTGATCACCCGATCGGCTGCTGCCGGGTCGTCCCAGTTGGCGGTGATCTCTTCCTCAATGCCAAGCAGTACGCGCCGCTCATCCGGTGTCAGCAGTGGCAGCTCGAAACTGATGCTGATAGTTTCTCCTTCGCGCACCGTGACGGTTTGCTCGTGCAGGGTTACCGAGGTCAGCATGCGATCCTGCCGGATGGCAATCTCGCGCTCCCCGGTCAGGATGCGCGACTGGTCCTGGGGCAGGGGGCGGCCGTCTACCAGCACCTCGTACGAACCCGGACGCCCGGTGTTGCGCAGTGCCAGCTCGCCAAAGCGGATTACCTCGCCGCTCAGGGCTTCCATCAGTTCGATGGCTGCCTCCTCGGCGGCATCGAACAACTCGAAAACCGACTCGATCCGGCGTTCAAAGGACGATGTTACCTCCTGTTCAGCCCGCGAAAAGACCGCGAGACTGATCACGGTGGCGGCGGCCTCCTCCTGAACCCGGCCATAGACCAGAAAGTCGTTCTCGGCGATGGTTCGGGCAGCCGTGTCATCATCGGCTCCGGCAACCCGAACCAGGCGGTAGCCGTCCAGCTGGTTCAGGATCATCTCCAGGGTACGGGTTGTGTGCTGTGCAATCGACTGTGAGCGGGAACTGTCGTCGGCATGCAGCGGGGCTATGGCGGTACGCACCTCTGCCGCAGGGACCGCCGCCACCAGAAAGGTCAATGCCAGTACCCATAGTGTCCTCATGCTCGCTACCCCCTGGTACTGATTATACCACAGTGCGCAGCAGATTGCCGCCGTAGGTGAGCCCGGCGCCAAATCCTACCGTGATGATGTTCTGTCCCGGCTTGAGCATGCCGGCAGCGGCCATTTCGTTCATTGCAATCGGTATGGATGCTGCCGAGGTGTTGGCGTACTCGGCAATGTTGCTGTACATCTGTTCGACCGGGTACTTCAGGCGGCGGGCGGCAGCCTCCAGGATGCGGGCGTTTGCCTGATGCGGGATTACCCAGTCGAGTTCCGCCAGGCTGAGTCCATTGCGGGTCAGCAGTTCCTGGATTACCTCGCCGATTGCGCCGACCGCAAAATTGTATACCTTTCTGCCGTCCATCTGTAAAAACTGGTCCGCGCCAAAGTTATCCCCCGGGTTGAC comes from the Spirochaeta africana DSM 8902 genome and includes:
- a CDS encoding DMT family transporter, translated to MGIMFAALSAVLYGTADFSGGLATRKSPTAAVLVTSQILGLVIALVAAPLLGWDRVTAGDLLWGALAGMTGAIGLGYLYRGIARGFVAVTAPLAAVTGAAVPVIGGVLLGEAPGLLGWSGIAVSIPAIFLLAYEPGSRPDPVRMAESLKCGLVAGIAFGAFFILISRPSPAAGFWPIAASRAASVLMVLSWIRLRRERIRIARESMPAVAVAGSFDTAANITFVLSAQLELLPVVSVVSSLAPGPTVILGRVLLGEVLTANRITGLLLALVGVALLSL
- a CDS encoding Dps family protein, producing MDIGLENKETAAVAKALNQYLADLRTLHAKVQNYHWNLIGASFFTLHEKYEEFYDFLAEQIDEVAERVLSLGQRPLASLKDFLATTKVAEAPSTPINGPDSAKSVLADFEYIIKLLRESIEVAEDNSDPGTADMLTASIETYEKNSWMLRAYLAQ
- a CDS encoding D-arabinono-1,4-lactone oxidase, whose product is MHDHTRAGQEWISWNGNVRHRYARMHQPASESELVDAVRDSSVVRPFGNKQSSADIAAGTPDLVSLDRYDRIVAIDHERREITAESGIRLADLLRRIDELGWSLSALPDIDTITLGGAIATATHGTAAAGRILSDHMVRCRLVTADGTVREFTEDDPEMPALRVSLGVLGVFSTITLRCDLPFHLALTERPVRDRDWSQMIPHLLDRHPFVRVLYLPHTGYGYLITGDRSDTPPRGRTAPWWVKYRRAVSARLYRRTVRHPKFTVFANRLIKRLFFSHTQTGFGTLYEATVTKSRGSTLELAEWSVALEDFPALFAELSAALNDRKNPAFAHIPMDVRFLQADTSWLSYAYQRDCVTVGCVTRTPEHADEYAAFEVVEDIFRRHGGRPHWAKRHRMRGEDFAAVYPRWADFCSLRRRMDPHGKFLNPYLRRLFGEESSFDAPS
- a CDS encoding HAD family hydrolase — its product is MHRPDPVAGCLFDFDGVLVDSFLLHAEGWRRSYEAVLQLPFPRLPAEELTGRSSPQIARDLAALGGAPDMAEHIYRYKTGLMSDGSLVPPLRPGAREVLAWCRDTGVPFGIGSNAPGAYLRTVLAEHRLEVPVVLGFDDVDRPKPYPDLYLAAAAAAGVPAGQRSSVLVFEDSPPGITAAVKAGMYPVGILARIPEEVLRRCGAREWYDSLADWLDAAR
- a CDS encoding inositol monophosphatase family protein, whose amino-acid sequence is MREHMEAIVREAGTIALKYHGGLTKTDIDFKSEADLVTRADREVEDFIASQLRAAYPWVHFVGEETAAEMDYRSGEAFVLDPIDGTTNYVHGLPYFAISLAYLRDGVPQAAVVYAPALDALYSAESGQGALLNNEPIRASQNDDPGHSLAVTGFVNLRSRVQPDNLAAFGHVAYQVRSVLRLGSAAVDLCYVADGKMDFFWEHGLNVWDVAAGALIVQEAGGVVTGMDGGPDYLSGRCGILAGGPNIHGRAVRLLKEAENA
- a CDS encoding response regulator, which translates into the protein MPTAAEHPALTHAPFGYACIRVLRDANDRIHDGVFRTANPVFEQMVGKGNLIGKPIRSLAPGDWGGGDRAWFDRCSTVLTHEGAESYEFCHAGDSHWFRVQLYSPEAGHVAAVYTDITAAKRAEQNLERLQREYGSVFDSTQDALFLIRIHPDGKFRFVRINRAYQYATGLGQHDVQGRTPRELLGNEAGTQMEDNFQRCLTSEGTISYEEILNLPRGTTHWQTTLTLDRSDNAARYIIGSSRDISLRRAAEQRLEDSENRYRSLVANIPGVIYRCLTDADSTMQFISEGAESLTGYPAEEFLQSSVRAFSSIIHPDDIAMVRQTIQETLHRKASHSVRYRILHRDGGVRWVLDQGRGFFTPDGGVRYIDGYIFDISHQQEIEESLFYVNQFQSLITDVSTEFIGADAASIQKCIAGMLQQTGRFFDADRSYVLFIDGVQQPIRAVHEWSAHGTESGQGSLHQLSTDWPHWWSQLLDSHDMIHIPDTDALPVGYARAALQQRQVTSLLAVPVTGTDGILGFLAFELTGRTRTWQEQDIALMQVLANILSDAQQKVDAEQQLILAKEQAESANQAKSEFLANMSHEIRTPLNGVIGFTELLEGTPLSQLQRQYVHNSKVSAHALLDIISDILDLSKIESGKLELELVRSELLPLLENAIDIIQYQAASKGLELLLNVPRDLPAEVVVDPTRLKQILINLLSNAVKFTEHGEVELVARFLPETCTAAEQGDAAGVLELQVRDTGIGIRPDQQHKLFQAFSQADTSTTRKFGGTGLGLIISSILAEKMGGSIGFESEPGHGTTFTCTVCVPAFRLHSAAAAWSRDAEQLKLAVSSCPPRVLIIDDNPTAAALLKQQLEDLGLPADHCSDGMQAVSLVNSSEGCSLLFIDSRMPGLSGLETLQLLQRTCRQDRLQQTKIVLMYDAAEDEQIHSQAPRPGAGGLLPKPVKPTELRSCMLRLFTSPETTAPPDQPAKTETAPAGTILVVEDVSLNMTLVRAMLHKAAPGLRILEAHNGIQALETIRNSGDISLILMDIQMPEMDGIQAAREIRQLEKERGSYTPIIALTAGAHTDQRARCLAAGMDDFLGKPVSQRMLQEKLAHYLKDSPASETPVFDKELLLEKINYDHALFARLTTGARENFRKRVTLLQDACSQGRLDEVRQQAHAIRGTAGNLCFERLAEEAARLEDAIDAGPPDQAIVAEQLDRILQAWQALQLLLPAAASE